The following nucleotide sequence is from cyanobacterium endosymbiont of Braarudosphaera bigelowii.
TTCATATATTAATGAACAAACCTATAATAAAAAGTCTAAATTAAGTTTAGACTTTTTATTATAGGTTTACAATGTAATGAGAATATATACTTTTTAAGAAGCAAGAGCAATTTCTATTTGTTGTTGCAATTCTCCATTTTGATACATTTCAATCATTAAATCAGAACCACCAGCAAACTCACCATTAATATAAACTTGAGGGATAGTTGGCCAATCAGAATATTCTTTAATGCCTTCGCGAATCTCAGGATCACTTAGAACATCAAAAGTCTCAAAAGTTTTTCCTAATGTGTTAAAAATTTGTACTACGTTATTAGAAAATCCACATTGAGGCATTAATTTACTGCCTTTAATGAATACGAATATTGTATTGCTATTAACTAACTCTTCAATTCTGTTTTTAATTTCTGGTGTCATAATTACTCCTTAATATTTATTTATTGATTTAATTTTAAATTAGAACTACATTATTATGTAGCTTTAATTTTTTGTTGAGCTATTTTCCATGTTTTAGGTGTGTAAGTTTTTAATCCTAAAGCATGAATAGATTCAGAAACCATAGCATCTTGAAGAGTACTATAAACTAATTGATGTTGTTTAATCATTGTTTTTCCCTCAAATTCTGTAGAAATGACAATTACCTCAAAATGATCACCTCCTCCAGTAAGGTCTTTGACAATTATCTGGGCTTCAGGAAGTTTAGTTTTAATCATATCTTCAACTTGTACTAGTGCAACCATTTAAATTTGTTCCGAGGACATTGAGGATACTAAGATTATTGTTATCTACTGTATCAAACTTCGCTAAATTCAAAAATAGAT
It contains:
- the grxD gene encoding Grx4 family monothiol glutaredoxin, which translates into the protein MTPEIKNRIEELVNSNTIFVFIKGSKLMPQCGFSNNVVQIFNTLGKTFETFDVLSDPEIREGIKEYSDWPTIPQVYINGEFAGGSDLMIEMYQNGELQQQIEIALAS
- a CDS encoding BolA family protein, whose translation is MVALVQVEDMIKTKLPEAQIIVKDLTGGGDHFEVIVISTEFEGKTMIKQHQLVYSTLQDAMVSESIHALGLKTYTPKTWKIAQQKIKAT